The proteins below come from a single Gossypium raimondii isolate GPD5lz chromosome 2, ASM2569854v1, whole genome shotgun sequence genomic window:
- the LOC128034046 gene encoding uncharacterized protein LOC128034046, translated as MSQKDLNLRQCRWLKLLKDYDLIIDYHLGKGNVVVDALSRKSMFSLRAWNTRLTLIDDGMILAELKSRPTFLQQICEAQKYDNVLIVKRKQIEVTPDSDLHVGSDDTLYFKGKIFVPRKSDLIQKILQEAHSSSFSIHPDSNKMYGDLKQLYGWPSVN; from the coding sequence atgtcacagaaagatttgaatttgagacagtgTAGATGGCTCAAGTTATTAAAAGATTACGACTTGATTATTGACTATCATCTAGGAAAGGgtaatgttgttgttgatgctttgagtagaaaatctatGTTTTCTTTACGAGCATGGAACACGCGATTGACGTTGATTGATGATGGTATGATTTTAGCTGAATTAAAATCTAGACCGACATTTTTGCAAcaaatttgtgaagctcagaaatatgataatgttttgatagttaaACGAAAACAGATTGAGGTGACTCCTGATTCAGATCTTCATGTTGGTTCTGATGATACTTTGTATTTCAAAGGAAAAATTTTTGTGCCGAGAAAGTCTGATCTCATTCAGAAGATTTTACAGGAAGCTCACAGTAGTAGCTTCTCTATTCATCCTgatagtaataaaatgtacggCGATTTGAAACAACTGTACGGGTGGCCAagtgtaaactga